In Panthera tigris isolate Pti1 chromosome C1, P.tigris_Pti1_mat1.1, whole genome shotgun sequence, the following proteins share a genomic window:
- the FBLIM1 gene encoding filamin-binding LIM protein 1 isoform X2, with translation MASKPEKRVASSVFITLAPPRRDEAVAEEVRRAACEARPGRSREPPAPTKAPGAGSAGRPSLWTPPAKAAAPGPAVPSQLSNGGCSPPPPTLDGEDALPDLDLLPPPPPSPDEEPPAPTGASLISDLEQLHLPPPPPPPQSLEERPPLQPRPSPPRPSEELPPPPEEPVGFHEREASTDVCAFCHKTVSPRELAVEAMKRQYHARCFTCRTCRRQLAGQSFYQKDGRPLCESCYQDTLEKCGKCGEVVREHIIRALGQAFHPTCFTCVTCARCIGDESFALDNQNEVYCLDDFYRKFAPVCSICENPIIPRDGKDAFKIECMGRNFHENCYRCEDCRTLLSVEPTDQGCYPLNNRLFCKPCHVERSAAGCC, from the exons ATGGCCTCGAAGCCTGAGAAGAGGGTCGCCTCGTCTGTCTTCATCACGCTGGCACCCCCGCGTCGGGATGAGGCTGTGGCCGAGGAGGTGAGGCGGGCAGCTTGCGAGGCCCGGCCTGGCCGCTCCCGGGAGCCCCCTGCTCCCACCAAGGCACCCGGGGCTGGCTCGGCAGGGAGGCCCAGCCTTTGGACTCCACCTGCCAAGGCCGCAGCCCCAGGGCCAGCTGTTCCATCTCAGCTCTCCAATGGAG GGtgttctccccctcctcctaccCTGGATGGCGAGGACGCACTCCCGGACCTGGACCTCCTCCCACCTCCGCCGCCGTCCCCTGATGAGGAGCCCCCTGCCCCGACGGGGGCCTCCCTCATTTCGGACTTAGAGCAGctgcacctgcccccacccccgcccccaccacag TCCCTGGAAGAGAGGCCTCCACTCCAGCCTCGGCCCAGTCCCCCCAGGCCCTCGGAAGAGCTGCCGCCTCCCCCAGAAGAGCCTGTTGGCTTCCACGAGAGAGAGGCATCCACAG ACGTCTGTGCCTTCTGCCACAAGACCGTGTCCCCCCGAGAGCTGGCCGTGGAAGCCATGAAGAGGCAATATCATGCCCGGTGCTTTACGTGCCGCACCTGTCGCCGCCAGTTGGCCGGGCAGAGCTTCTACCAGAAGGACGGGCGGCCCCTCTGTGAATCCTGCTACCAG GACACTCTGGAGAAGTGTGGCAAGTGTGGCGAGGTGGTCCGGGAACACATCATCAGGGCCCTGGGCCAGGCCTTCCACCCCACCTGCTTCACCTGTGTAACCTGTGCCCGGTGCATCGGCGACGAGAGCTTTGCCCTGGACAACCAGAATGAAGTGTACTGCCTGGACGACTTCTATAG GAAATTCGCCCCTGTGTGCAGCATCTGTGAGAACCCCATCATCCCTCGAGACGGGAAGGATGCCTTCAAAATCGAGTGCATGGGGAGGAACTTCCATGAAAATTGCTACAGGTGCGAG